GGCGCTGGACCTCTCCATCGACCGCGTGGCCCTGAACCAGGTTGCCTGGGACGGGCAGTACACGCCCGGCTGCACGCCCATCTCGCCCGTGAGCCCCTTCCACGACAAGAGCCGCAAGTGCCCGACGCGTGACGTGGCCAAGGCCAAGAAGCTCCTCGCTGACGCGGGTCTTCCAAACGGCTACAGCTTCGAGATGGTCATCATCAACGACCCGCAGCAGCGGCGGGCCGGCGAGGTCATCCAGGGGATGGTCAAAGAGGCGGGCTTCAACATCAGCCTCAAGCCCTCCGAGTTCGCCTCGGCGCTCAACGACAATGACGCCGGCAAGGACCAGGCCTTTCTCATTGGGTGGAGCGGCCGGGTGGACCCGGACGCGAACATCTTCCAGTTCCATACCTGCGGGGCCACCCTCAACACGACGCAATCATGCGACGAGGGCGTGGACGCGATCCTGAATCGGGCACGCGAGGTCAGCGACCTGGCGCAGCGCATCTCCCTGTACCGGCAGGCCGTCGACAAGTTCGCCTTCGGCCGTCGCAATATCCTGTACCTCTATCACGCCAACTACATCGTCTCGCACTCGAAGAGCCTCAAGGGATACAAGGCCGTGCCCGACGGCCTCATTCGCATCAAGGGCGTCTCCTGGCAGTAGCTGGATCGGGGCGGCCGGCGTTGCACCGAGCGGGTGCCGCTCCGGCCGCCTGACGCGCCGTGCTCGACTACCTGATCCAGCGCCTCGCGATCTCGGCGGTCACCCTCGCCGTGATCAGCATGATCGTCTTCACCGGCGTGCGCCTCATCCCGGGCGATCCCGCGCGCGTGATGGCGGGCACCGAGGCGGATGCGGCGGGCCTCGAGGAGATCCGCCAGAAGTACGGTCTCAACGACTCGATCCCCGTGCAGTATCTCCGCTGGGTCGGCCTCGCCATCCGCGGCGACCTGGGCGAGTCCATTCGCACGCGGGAGACCGTGACCAAGACGGTGGGGAGAAAGCTGCCCATCACCATGGAGCTGGCCTGCCTGTCGATCCTGGTCGCCCTCACCATCGCCATTCCCGTGGGTGTCCTCTCCGCCGTGCGACGCAATACCGTCTGGGACTATCTGGCCAATGGGTTGTCGCTCTGCGGCCTCTCCGTCCCGAGCTTCTGGCTGGGCATCATGCTCATCCTGTTCTTCTCGGTGCGCCTCGGATGGCTGCCGGCCTCGGGGTTCGTGCCCTTCGTGGAGAATCCCGTGGGGAATCTCACGCGCATGCTCATGCCCGCCTTCGTCCTCGGCAGCACGCTGGCCGCCGTGCTCATGCGCCAGACGCG
The nucleotide sequence above comes from Candidatus Methylomirabilota bacterium. Encoded proteins:
- a CDS encoding ABC transporter permease, producing MLDYLIQRLAISAVTLAVISMIVFTGVRLIPGDPARVMAGTEADAAGLEEIRQKYGLNDSIPVQYLRWVGLAIRGDLGESIRTRETVTKTVGRKLPITMELACLSILVALTIAIPVGVLSAVRRNTVWDYLANGLSLCGLSVPSFWLGIMLILFFSVRLGWLPASGFVPFVENPVGNLTRMLMPAFVLGSTLAAVLMRQTRNSMIEVLTADYIRTAYSKGLAGRAVIFRHAIRNGLIPVVTILGLQMGALMGGAVVTEQIFVVPGFGRLIVESVFTRDYPLVQGVVLITASAYVLINLLVDVSYSLLNPRIRIKGAVNAR